The following DNA comes from Nicotiana sylvestris chromosome 10, ASM39365v2, whole genome shotgun sequence.
CTCTGATTCCCATGGCATAATGTTTCTTTGCCATTTCAGCCATCCCAATATATTCTGCCagaaagtttttgaaaaaatgcaCTCAAAGAATAAGTGTAGAGAAGTTTCGGACTGGGACTTGCACAGAACACAATCACCCTCAAGCATCATGCCCCATCTGAGTAGGACTAGGACATCCTTAGTTTTCAATTTTCCCAGTAGTGAAGATACTTTTAATGGTAAATGCCTCGTTCTTTGAGTTAAAAGCAAAATATATGGGATATAATATAAAACGCGTGATTGGGTTTACAATAGATAAACTTGAATACTCTTTTATTTCAGATATAACCTTAGCCTTCTTAAAGGTCTTTGGGAGAAAAAACTTTGGAGGACATTTTTGTCAGTAGAATGGTTATTATATATTGAATGTGATATAAAAACAATATTGATTCATAATTGTGGTATAGTCAATCTCGAAATTACTTATTTCAAAACTAAATCCTAAGAAACATGAGATTAAATAATTACACATTTTATTCCGAGAGATCACTTATCCTTGTAACCAAGCCACCCTTAAGAGTTGATACAATCTAAAAAACCCAGACAGGGGAAACCAAATAAACTTCATAATAACCCAAAGCACTAGATTATTTAGCATCTAAGTTGTCACGTTCAGGGGCAAAGCACGATTAACCTTTAATATCAGCGTGCATATTATAAAAGCATAAACTCAGTTCTTAAAATCATGTCAAACGTATCTCATCAAGATTTAATACTAAGACAAGAATGAACACCTATCTCTATCACCTCCAACTACAAGGCTAACTTACATCTAAAAACCACTAGATTTCTCAGGTGACTTAATTGCCAGAAACCAAAAGTTCGACCAAGAAGATAGTCCAGACTTTCAGATTACAACACCGTAAAATGACATGCAATCTCAGAGTAAAAAAAATTCATGGTCTATCTAAAGAAAAGGGCTGAAGCGAGGCAATAATCTTGCTGGACTCACTTCAACCACTTAAATAACATGTCGTCTGGTTCAAAAACAAATTGTCAAAACTCTAACCATCCGTGCAAAATCCAAACTTCAAAACATTCTCCCAATCTCTGCTAAGAAGATTTCTTTCTAATATATGAAGGTACACAATATTGAAGAAAGGAATGCAAGGAAGCACTACATGGGTAATTAAATTCCAAAAACGAACACAAGCTCCATCACCGACGGCTTTCTTTAGGTTCTTATGCAAACGCTTATTCTTCATCCTCCTCGTCACCATCACCACCTGAAGCCTTCTTGGCAGCAGCCTTTTGGTTCTTTCTCTTCACTCTTCCAGGGCGCCCGCCACCAAAAGGACTGGTGAGGGAGAAGTCAATGTGCTTCTGAGAGTCCACTCTCACCATAAATGAAGGAACATTCACTACTTGCCTTCCAACTCTGCAATGCAGTTAGCATTAGTCTGGTTAGCTTCATTGCTGTGCACACAAGTAACAAAGAACCAATAGTCCATATAGTGCACAACTACTATATAAAATATACAAACTATGAGTCCATGGGGGAGGGGGAGGATCCCCAAAGAATGATCGTTACCAAGTGCAAATCTGTTATGTACTGCTACGAAAAGAATATGGCTACCCCAAAGATACCAAAGAAACTTTAATCTATCACCACTCTTAGCCATCAACACAATAAAATACACCTCTACCATCTCTCTGCGAACTATGGGGGTCTTAATAACAAGTGAAATGTCCATATAAATATTTGGCTCCTAGAGACCTAGCAATTTAGAGCGCTTAAACATATCTATGAAGATTATAAATGAACGATTATATAAGACCTATAAAGCAAAGTGAAATGATTAAACAAATTCTTACCAAAATGACAACCTAGTTTGCAACTACAGTATAATGTTCAACCAAGATTCAACATTGGAAAACTAGCAGCACAAAGAGCTCACTGTGTTAATATTGCTCATCTTTGTTTATTGACAGAGATGAAATCATAGAATTACTTGCTAATAAGATAAGTATTATTATTCTGCAATTTGGACTAGAACTTTCTATTTTATTATTGAGAATGACAATATGAGACTTCTTTTTTGTCGAGAAGGATTCCTCATTGACGTCGGCATTGCATGAGCCTGATCAACACAAAGGGAAAgctaaaaatattttacaaaagcCAATAACTCTCTAACAAGCACTTCAGCCAAAACAGTTATTCTAAATCAGATAAAAGTGCTAAAGGTCTTTCAAcgaaatttaaattaaaaaatgcACTTACAGAAAACACCTCAAAAGTAAGGGTAAAAGTGCAGCttatattttaaaaagttgtAACTAAAAAAGATAATCTATTTTTACCTGATATGCCTTTGCCTAATGAGCACTCTAGCATGGTGGATTGACTTAGCCATGCCAGTCTTGAAGACAAGGGTTTGCAGACGACGCTCAAGGAAGTTCTCAACAGTGAGTGACAAGACATAATCGAGCTTGTTCTGGCTCTCATCCAACAACCCGTACCTGTTCATCCTCCTCAAGAGTGCTTCACCTTCAAAAATACGACGTGGATCTTTCTCATCAAGGGTCAGAAGCATTCTTGCAGCATTCCTGATACGGCTCAAAGCATACTGGACTCTCCACAGCTCCCTCTTGCACCTCAGTCCATACTCTCCAACGAGCTTCAATTCTGCATCCAATCTTTCTTTCTCAAAGGGACGTCGAGGTTTCTTAAAGGTCTTCCCATCTGTTTACAAACGCAAATCGCATATCAACATAG
Coding sequences within:
- the LOC104244773 gene encoding small ribosomal subunit protein uS4y-like; translated protein: MVHVAFYRNYGKTFKKPRRPFEKERLDAELKLVGEYGLRCKRELWRVQYALSRIRNAARMLLTLDEKDPRRIFEGEALLRRMNRYGLLDESQNKLDYVLSLTVENFLERRLQTLVFKTGMAKSIHHARVLIRQRHIRVGRQVVNVPSFMVRVDSQKHIDFSLTSPFGGGRPGRVKRKNQKAAAKKASGGDGDEEDEE